The proteins below come from a single Candidatus Planktophila dulcis genomic window:
- the dusB gene encoding tRNA dihydrouridine synthase DusB yields the protein MASATSTRLLAPLQLPLKDGVHLVDPPVVLAPMAGITNAAFRMLCREQGAGLFVSEMVTARALLERIPETLRMIEPGAGEWPRSVQLYSVDPHHMGEAVKMIGRENLADHIDMNFGCPVPKVTRKGGGAALPFKRNLFREIVKAAVENAKPYGIPVTVKMRIGIDTDHHTYLEAAKSAADLGVAWVALHARTAQQMYEGKADWSAIKNLVEHLKPTGVPVLGNGDIWSGADGVEMVRQTGCAGVVVGRGCLGRPWLFADLVDAFNGGDKRVLPTLHEVREVMFRHGELIVDYFESEDRGCRDLRKHMAWYLKGFSVHSELRRQFGMVGSLTELRSLLDQLDDQPYPVEIGDKPRGRTSSGRPPTLPDGWLNDPDEMITLDVEDMFSGG from the coding sequence ATGGCTAGCGCCACGTCTACTCGGCTGCTAGCACCGCTTCAACTCCCGCTCAAAGATGGAGTCCATCTAGTAGATCCACCTGTAGTTCTTGCACCGATGGCAGGAATTACCAATGCAGCTTTTCGCATGCTCTGCCGCGAACAAGGTGCTGGTCTCTTTGTCTCTGAGATGGTGACTGCTCGCGCGCTACTAGAGCGCATTCCAGAAACATTGCGCATGATCGAACCTGGTGCTGGTGAGTGGCCACGATCTGTGCAGCTCTATAGCGTTGATCCTCACCATATGGGGGAGGCGGTGAAGATGATTGGTCGCGAGAATTTAGCCGACCATATCGATATGAACTTTGGTTGCCCAGTTCCTAAGGTGACGCGCAAAGGTGGGGGAGCAGCGCTACCTTTTAAACGCAATCTCTTCCGCGAGATTGTCAAAGCTGCAGTAGAGAATGCAAAGCCATATGGAATTCCTGTTACCGTCAAGATGCGTATCGGCATCGACACAGATCACCACACATATTTAGAGGCTGCAAAGTCGGCTGCAGATCTTGGTGTTGCATGGGTTGCACTGCATGCACGAACTGCGCAGCAGATGTATGAAGGAAAAGCAGATTGGTCTGCCATTAAAAATCTTGTAGAGCACCTGAAACCAACAGGAGTTCCCGTGCTTGGCAATGGTGATATTTGGTCGGGCGCAGATGGTGTTGAGATGGTGCGCCAGACAGGGTGTGCTGGTGTTGTTGTAGGCCGCGGGTGCCTCGGGCGTCCATGGTTATTTGCAGACCTAGTTGATGCATTTAACGGTGGAGATAAGCGCGTATTGCCTACTTTGCATGAAGTGCGCGAAGTGATGTTCCGCCATGGCGAGCTCATCGTTGATTACTTTGAATCTGAAGATCGTGGATGCCGCGACCTACGTAAACATATGGCTTGGTATCTCAAGGGATTTAGTGTTCATTCAGAGTTGCGTCGTCAATTTGGCATGGTGGGTTCCCTCACAGAACTTCGCTCACTTCTTGATCAACTCGATGATCAGCCATATCCGGTCGAAATCGGCGATAAGCCACGTGGTCGCACAAGTAGTGGTCGCCCACCAACTCTGCCTGATGGCTGGCTCAATGATCCCGATGAAATGATTACTCTCGATGTTGAAGATATGTTCTCGGGTGGTTAA
- a CDS encoding YdcF family protein — translation MFKFIRRVISLILVVIVIIPTYALFVTWNSAKNPSFRTSAEVIVVPGAAQLNGAPGEVLLARLIEAKRLRDKGYAPFIITVGAGAPGDRTTEAAAGKYWLTRHGIAKSRVIALPVGRDTLSQTRAYIKEMRSLKIYNVIIATDAYHCQRAMTMANDLGAVATCSPTQSGPNTLENSRYRYLIREAGAYLAYITLGRRGIHISDHLSNSGLVRYVHELIQ, via the coding sequence ATGTTTAAATTCATTCGTCGAGTTATCTCACTCATTCTTGTAGTTATCGTCATCATTCCAACGTATGCACTCTTTGTGACATGGAATTCTGCGAAGAATCCATCTTTTCGCACATCAGCTGAAGTCATTGTGGTTCCAGGTGCTGCGCAACTCAATGGTGCACCTGGTGAAGTACTTCTGGCCCGATTAATTGAAGCAAAGAGATTACGAGATAAGGGTTATGCGCCCTTCATCATTACCGTCGGCGCAGGTGCTCCGGGAGATCGCACAACTGAGGCTGCTGCAGGAAAGTATTGGCTCACCCGTCACGGCATTGCAAAGAGCAGAGTGATTGCACTTCCTGTTGGCCGCGATACTTTGAGTCAGACACGGGCATACATCAAGGAGATGCGTTCACTGAAGATTTATAACGTCATCATTGCAACTGATGCCTATCACTGCCAACGAGCAATGACGATGGCAAATGATTTAGGCGCCGTTGCAACCTGTTCACCAACGCAGAGCGGGCCTAATACTCTGGAGAATTCACGCTATCGCTATCTCATCCGTGAAGCAGGTGCCTATCTGGCATACATCACCTTGGGACGCAGGGGCATTCACATCTCAGATCATCTGAGCAATAGTGGACTTGTAAGGTATGTGCATGAGCTCATCCAGTAA